A section of the Acanthochromis polyacanthus isolate Apoly-LR-REF ecotype Palm Island chromosome 1, KAUST_Apoly_ChrSc, whole genome shotgun sequence genome encodes:
- the pax9 gene encoding LOW QUALITY PROTEIN: paired box protein Pax-9 (The sequence of the model RefSeq protein was modified relative to this genomic sequence to represent the inferred CDS: inserted 1 base in 1 codon): FVCLFSPPEPAFGEVNQLGGVFVNGRPLPNAIRLRIVELAQLGIRPCDISRQLRVSHGCVSKILARYNETGSILPGAIGGSKPRVTTPTVVKHIRTYKQRDPGXFAWEIRDRLLADGVCDKFNLPSVSSISRILRNKIGNLSQQSQYESGKQAPHPPPQPTLPYNHLYSYPTSKVPTPPGMPTLPGHMAMHRIWPSSHSVTDILGIRSITEQQISDSPSFSSAKLEEWSAINRTNFPAASSPLVNGMDKPHLEPEAKYTQTPSGLPTVNSYVTAPSIPPYHPPTQVSPYMGYSATTSAYVTGATWQPASGSALSPHSCDIAAPLAFKSMTANRDAIHPVAASAL, encoded by the exons tttgtgtgtttgttttcaccaCCAGAGCCTGCCTTCGGTGAGGTGAACCAACTCGGTGGTGTTTTCGTGAACGGCAGGCCGCTCCCCAACGCCATCCGGCTCAGGATAGTGGAGCTGGCGCAGCTCGGGATCCGACCCTGTGACATTAGCCGGCAGCTGCGCGTCTCCCACGGCTGCGTCAGCAAGATCCTGGCCCGCTACAACGAGACCGGCTCCATCCTCCCGGGGGCCATCGGAGGCAGCAAGCCGCGGGTCACCACACCCACCGTGGTCAAACACATACGGACATACAAGCAGAGGGACCCGG ATTTTGCCTGGGAGATCCGGGACAGGCTACTCGCCGACGGGGTTTGCGACAAGTTCAACCTGCCCTCCGTCAGCTCCATCAGTCGGATCCTGCGCAACAAGATCGGGAATCTGTCCCAGCAGAGTCAGTACGAGTCGGGCAAGCAGGCGCCTCATCCACCGCCACAACCGACGTTACCCTACAACCACTTGTACTCATACCCGACCTCCAAAGTGCCCACTCCCCCCGGCATGCCCACCCTTCCCGGACACATGGCCATGCACAGGATATGGCCCTCCTCGCACTCTGTAACAGATATTCTGGGGATACGGTCTATTACAGAGCAACAAA TTAGTGACAGTCCATCCTTTTCCAGCGCCAAACTAGAAGAATGGAGCGCTATAAACAGGACTAATTTCCCAGCAGCAAGCTCTCCACTAGTCAATGGCATGGATAAACCGCATTTAGAACCTGAAGCAAAATACACACAG ACGCCGAGTGGATTGCCCACAGTGAACAGCTATGTCACAGCGCCCAGCATCCCTCCCTACCACCCTCCCACCCAAGTGTCACCCTACATGGGGTACAGCGCCACCACGTCGGCCTATGTGACCGGAGCCACATGGCAGCCGGCCAGTGGCAGTGCTCTCTCTCCCCACAGCTGTGACATCGCCGCGCCTCTGGCCTTCAAGAGCATGACGGCCAACCGGGACGCCATCCACCCGGTGGCCGCCTCGGCGCTGTGA